A segment of the Desulfomicrobium macestii genome:
AACTGCTCGGCAAGACCATGCCGGAGAAGTGGGCCATTCTTGAGAGCCGCCTGCCCGCCGGACTGACCGAGGAGGATTTCAGGGCGGACTGCGCCCGCGCCTACATGGCGGGACTGCGGGCCGAGATGATGCGCCCCGGTCCCGTGGCGGCGGTAAGGCGCCTGCATGAGCTGGGCGTCACGCAGGCGGCCGTGTCCAACGGCGAGGCCCCCGTCATCGAGGCCAATCTGCGCGCTCTGGGACTCTGGGATTTGATGGCGTTCACGGTCTGCGGCAACGATGTGCCCAGCGGCAAGCCCGCGCCGGACCCCTATCTTGAGGCCGCCAGACGCGCCGGGTGCGCCCCGGACGACTGCATGGCCGTGGAGGATTCGATAGTGGGCGTGACCTCGGCCGCCGGTGGCGGTTTGATCACCCTCGCCTGGCCGGAAGCGGTCCCGGGAGTTCAGGCCGACATGCCCGGAGCGACCCTCGTGGTGCTGGAGGATTCCGATTTTCCCTGGACCCTTTTTGAAAATTGACCCGCTGATTCTAGATTGAACGTGTCGGATCGCGGCGGGCCTCATGCCCGCCGCGACCGTTTTCAGCCTGCCAGATACGTCCTCGCCAGCTCCCGAAAGGAGCTGACCTGCTCCTCGATCCAATCCTTGCCCAGGTCCAGTTCCCGGGCCATGATTTCAGCCACGTCCCTGGCGATGACCATGCTCACGGCCGCGTCCAGGATCAGCGCGCGCGTGCGGTGACGCAGCACGTCGGACAGGGTTCGGGCCCATTCGCGGCGCACGGCCCAG
Coding sequences within it:
- a CDS encoding HAD family hydrolase — its product is MNLTKRPKAVFWDIDGTLITTEGLHYEVIRDWCAARGYILTEAANDELLGKTMPEKWAILESRLPAGLTEEDFRADCARAYMAGLRAEMMRPGPVAAVRRLHELGVTQAAVSNGEAPVIEANLRALGLWDLMAFTVCGNDVPSGKPAPDPYLEAARRAGCAPDDCMAVEDSIVGVTSAAGGGLITLAWPEAVPGVQADMPGATLVVLEDSDFPWTLFEN